GCAACGTGCGCGTGGTCTCCTCCCGCGCCTCCACGACCTCGAATGCCCGCACGTAGGGGGCGAGGACATGGCACGGCGCAAAGGTCGTCACGTTCATGCTCCGAAGGGACCACGGACGCCCTCGAGCTGCAAGGATCCGCTGACTTCGTCCAATTCCGGCACGGACGTGGCCGCTACCTTGCTCCTCGCCGTCACGAAGCGGCCAGAGGAGATTTCTCATGCACGAGGTTCACATCGATCCCAGCAGCCACCCCAACCATATCTACCGGATCGACAACTTCTCGATTCCGGAGGCCGCACGCAGCGAGTTCGAGCGCGCCATGCGGAGGAGCCTCGCGTTCCTCCAGACGCAACCGGGATTTCGGGGCCACGTGGCCTTTTCCAAGCTGGGCGGCCCCACGAAATTCCAGTACGTCACCATTGCGGTCTGGGAGAGCCAAGCTGCGTTCGAACACGCAAAGGACGCGATGAAAGTCTACGCGAAGGAGATCGGCTTCGACGCTGCCGCCAAGCTGGCCGAATGGGGTGCCGAAGCCGAGCTCGGCGCCTACCTCGCATCGCCGGACCTGCAGTAGACCCCAACGTCAACGGTTGTCGGTCGGCAGCAGCGTCCGGTCCGGGAAGTTGCCGTAGAGCGGCTCGCCCGGCTCGCCCTGCGTCAGCGCGTGGACGAGGTACTTCCCGCCCACGAAACAGCCCTTCCAGGAAGCGCCGATGCCGCCGAAGGTCTCCTCCCGGTCGCCCCGCGATCTCGTCCGGTTGATCCCGACCTTGAAGGCGCGCAGCTCCCCGGCGATCTCCTGGGCCTCCGTGGGGTCGTCGCACGCGATCGACGCGACGAGCGCGCCGTTGGAGACGTTCATCTCGGCAACGAGCTCCTCGACACCGTTCACGAGCACGAAGGTGTCGACGGGCCCGAACGGCTCTGCGTGGTAGAGCTTGCACGGCCTCGGCACGTTCATCAGCGCGACGGGCGCGAAGTAGGCAGAGGTGTCCTGACCGGGCAGGAAGTGCCCGTCGTCGAGGCTCCTCTCGTGGATGGCGACGGCGCCGAGGCTGAGGGCTTCGCTGACCTTCGCGTTCAACGCCTCGACCGAGCGATCGTTGATCAGCGGGCCGAAGGCGATCGTCGGCGGCGGATCGCCCGGCTGGCCGACCAGCAGCGGGTGGCCGAACCGGAGCTCTCCCACGAGCTCCAGGTACATCTCGAGGAACTTCGGAAAGAGCCTCTTCTCGACTACGTAGCGTGTATAGGCAGTGCAACGCTGCTTGCCGTACTCGAAGCCCTTTCGGAGCTGGGCCTTCAGCCCCTTCCAGTCGGAGAAGTGCCAGATGCCGTACGCGTTCACGCCCTCCATCTCGAGCATGTAACGCTTGTTCCGATCGAGCAGGCTGGCGACGATGTCCCGGCCCGTGTCCTTGCCTCCGACGAACGAGAGGCAGTCGACCGCGTCGCCCCGGACCAGCGCCTCGCTGAGCTGGCGCCCGGAGCCGCTCACGAGCGAGACCGGCAGGCCTTCGCGCCTGGCCATTGCCATCGCGAGCGTCAGGGTGAAGAGGCCGCCGTCACTCGGGGTCTTGGCGATCGCGACGTTGCCGACGAGGAGCTGCACCAGCACCGCGTGCATCAAGACCGACATCGGATAGTTCCACGACGCGATGTTGGAGACGAGCCCGAGCGGCTTGCGGCTGCCAAGCAGGCTCTCGGCCTGCTCCACGTACCACTCGACTCCGGCGACGCATCGATCGACGCTCACCAGCGCCTGGTCGTACGGCTTGCCGATCTCCCAGACGAGCAGGCCGGCGAAGAGCTCCCGGTGAGCGCGCATCTGCGAGAGGCAGGCGGAGATGCGCCGGCGCCGCTCGTCGAGATCGACGCGCTTCCAGCCATCGAACTCCGCTGCCGCCGCTTGCACGGCGCTCCGTGCCGTCTCGGGATCGAGCATCGGGAAGGAGCCGAGCGTCGAGCCGTCCACCGGCGAATGGAAGGCCTTCGGACGTCCGTGGGCCTCCCAATCCCCTCGGATGAGGTTGAGCGGATCGCCGTCCGAGGCGAAGGCCTCGGGTGCAGCCGCCCGCGCCTTGCCCGCCAGCGTGTCCCAGTCCAGCCCCTGCGCGAGTTGCAGGATCCCTTCCTTCCTCATCGATCTCCCTCCCGGATGCGGCGGTACACTTGCCTCCGGTCCGCTGTGGTCCGCCAGCCCCAAACCGGGGGCTTGGCGTGCAGCCACTTCGTGCCGAAGCGGGCGGCGGCCGGCTCGCGAAGGAGCTCACGGCTCTCCTCCCTTCCGGAAAAGGGCGTCGAGCTTCTCCTCGAACGCCTGATAGCCGATAACTTCGTAGAGCTCGGCGCGGGTCTGCATCGCTTCGACGACGTGCTGCTGCGTGCCGTCCCGGCGGATGGCGCGGTAGACGCCGTCCGCCGCCTGGTTCATGGCCCGAAACGCCGACAACGGATACAGCGCCATCGACACGCCGGCGGAGGCGAGCTCGGCGGTCGTGAATAGGGGCGTCACACCGAACTCGGTGAGGTTCGCGAGGATGGGGACCTTCACCGCGTCGGAAAAGCGGCGGTAGAGCTCGAGGCTCGGGATGGCCTCGGGGAAGACCATGTCCGCGCCGGCCTCCACGCAGGCGACGGCGCGCTCGATGGCCGCCTCCTCGCCTTCGACCGCGACCGCGTCGGTGCGCGCCATGATCACGAAGCTCGGATCGGTGCGCGCGTCGACGGCCGCCTTGATGCGATCGACCATCTCCTCGCGCGAGACGATCGCCTTGTGCGGCCGGTGTCCGCAGCGCTTCGCGCCCACCTGATCCTCGATTTGCATCGCGGCGGCGCCGGCCTTGATTACGGCGCGGGTCGTGCGCGCGATGTTGAACGCGCTCGGTCCGAACCCCGTGTCCACATCCACGAGGAGGGGGAGCTCGCAGACGTCCGTGAGCCGGCGAAGGTCGATCAGGAGATCGTCGAGCGTCGTGATCCCGAGGTCGGGCAACCCAAGCGAGCTCGCCGCGAGCCCACCGCCGGAGAGATAGATGGCCCGGAAGCCCGCGCGCTGCGCGAGCAGCGCATGGAGGGCGTTGATCGCGCCGACGACCTGCAGAGGGATCTCTTCTCGAACCGCCGCTCGAAAGCGTTCGCCGGGAGAGCTCATGGCAAGCTCCTGGTGGATGGGCTGGCGAAAGGGAGGGTATGGCAGGCGCCACGACGCCGCCACCGCTCAGGCCGGCCACGACGCCGACAGCAGGAGGAAGTTCGGTTTCGCTCGAATCATCCTCGCCGGAACGCGGACCTCCGCTTAAGCTTCGAGCCGGAGACTCGAATGCCGCCGCCGATCAAAGTGAAACTCGTCCCACACGATCCGCGTTGGGCCGAAGCCGCCGCCGAGGAAACCGAGGACCTCGCGAAGGCGCTCGGGTCAGTCTTGCTGCGCGTGCACCACGTCGGGTCTACGGCGATTCCCGGCATCCGCGCGAAGCCGGTCCTCGATCTCATGCCGGTGGTCTCGTCGCTGGCAGAGCTGGACGCGAAGAGGAGCGCTCTCGAGGCGCTCGGCTTTTCCTGGTGGGGAGAGTACGGCTTGCCGGGTCGGCGCTACTGCACCAAGGATGATCCGGTGACGGGGGATCGACTCGTGCAGCTCCACTGCTACGTCGAGGGCTCCGAGGAGATCGAGCGGCACGTCGCGTTCCGCGACTACATGCGTGCGCACGCCGACGTCGCTCACGCATACGACGAGGAGAAGGCGCGATGCCAGCGCCTCCATCCCGACGACTCGCACGCCTACAGCGATTGCAAGAACGACTGGATCCAGCGCGCCCAGGCCGAGGCGCTCGCCCGCTTTCCGCGGAGCTGAGGCGCCGTCCCCAGGTGGACGGCCGTCATCGGTGAATGGCCTCGCACGTGACCGCCGGCCAGGCATGCAGGGGAACGAAGCCGGCGGGCTCCCTGCTGCAGTCGACGCCGCTGCCCTTGCAGATCAGCTCGCGCCAGTCACCTCCACCCTGGTAGGGCTTCGCCAGCCCGTCGATCCAGGCCGGACAAAGCACCTTGCAGAAGCCGCCGAGGCCACCGACGAATGAGCCGTCCAGCAGGGAGCGGGCGATTTTCGACTCGTATTCCTTGCGGCAAGAAGCCCCGGAGCCGGAGCACCACTTCGACGCGCAGTCGAGGCGGGCCAGCTCCCGGGTGTAATGGTCCGCGCAGGCGACGCCACACGCCTGCGGAAAGGAGATGCCCAGCTCGTAGGTGAGCGGGCTCGGGCCGAAGTTGGTGAGCGTCGCCAGCACGTACCGCGGCAAGGCGCCGTGCTCGCTGGTTCGGAACGGGAACTCGCGATTGAGAACCTTGTCCGAGGTCCAAACCCTGCCCCGGGAATCGCCGAAGGAATCCGTTCCCCGGTGCATGGTCGCAGGGCCCTGACTGCCGGCATCGAGGGCGACGTAGTTGAAGGATACGCGGGGCGACGACGCGCTCCGGATCACGAGCGAGACGTTGTCGTAGTTCATCACGGGATCGCCGGCGCCGGCCTCCTGCGGCACCTCGATCAGCATGCGGTGGGTTCCGCCCGGCGGAATGGGTAACGAGCGCGCATCGCCCTGTTTCAACGCCGAGCGGGAAACCACGTCTCCGGGGGCTGCCCGGAACGCAGGGCCGACTGCCTTCAGCCGGTCCGCCTCCGCATGGAAGGTGTAGCGGGCGGATTCACCGGGAGCTGCGTCCAGGGTGGCTTTTCCAGCCCGGAACGAGGCCCTGTCGTCGGGATCGAAGGCCGATCGTTCGGGAGGATCGGCCAGGAGCGCCAGCTGGAATTCCGCGAGCTCGTCCTGGGCCAGCACCTTCGAGGGATCGGCGTCCGCGGCGGCGTAGCTCTCCCAGAAGTCCTTCATCCGCCAGAAGTGGTTCCGCATGAGGTGTTTGACGAGCACGAACTTGCTGTAGTCGCCCGGGTATCGGGTTCGCAGGGCATCTCTGCGATTCTTGCAGCGGCCGTGGTGGTTCGAGTGCATCGGCTCCTCCGGGCATCGAAACGAGCGATCCATGGGATCCAGCATCCCTTCCGGACCGAGGGTCTTGTGCGCGAAGCGACCGCTCCAGCGCCGCAAGCCCGGGGCAATCTCGTCCTCGATCGCCGTCGCGGCCGCTTCGAACGGCCAGCAGGCGTGGCCGTCGCCGCAGAACGTGTAGCCGAACTCGAAGAGATGGAAGATCTCGTGGGGAATGACCACCCGCCGGAGGTCCTCGTCCTCGAGGGCCAGCTGCACGCTGGAGATGATGAAGCCATAGGGCGAGGCGGATGCGTTGTTCATGCCTCCGTCGCAAGTGGTGACGTAGAGCGGGATTCGAGGCTGGCCGTCCTCGCCCTTGTTGCGCGCGGCGACCTCGAGCTTCGAGCGGGGGTCGGCCATTCCCAGTCGATCGCGGTAGTATTCGAACGACTGATCGAAGTACTCCCGGAGCGTTACCTGGGCCTTTCCTCCGACGCCGGGAACCTTCGCCGCGAGGGCGGCCTGCAAGCGATTCTCGATCTCGTGTTGGCGCTGGACCTCCCCGGCGATCGGCAGGAGCGCGCGAATTCGGAAGTATCTGGTGTCGACATGACGGCCCAGATACCGCCCCCCGACCGATTGCGCGCCGATCCCGAACAGCTCCCAGCAGCTCTTGCCGGTCGGCGTGAAGTTCGAGAGACGGTCGAATCGGAGCCAGTTCGGATCCTCCGGATCCGCCAGGAGCGCCTCGACCTCTGCACGCTCCTCGGGTGGGTATTCGTCCAGGTGCGCCATGGCCACGAGGGCCGACGAGACGGAGGGCGCACCGTGCAACGGCACCTCGGCACGGTATTCGGCCGGCAGGAGACCGGGCGCATGGATCGCGAGCAGCTCGTAATGCGCTGCCGTCCTCGCCGGAATTCGTTCCGCCTCGAGCGCGTCGGCGATCAAGTCGGCCGAGGTGGGGGGCGACGCGATCTCCTCCTCGTCGCCCCCGCCGCCCGCGCCCCCTGCTCCCATTGGCCCGTCGGCCGAGGCACATGCCGCGATCAGTGAGGCGAACAGCAGCGCGGGGGGAATGAACGTCCGAACTTCCATGAAGATACCTCGCAAGGTTCGAGCTTCGGTACGAAGGGGCGTCACCTGGGGTTGATTGCTCGGCCCTCAAGGCGCCACGGTCAGCTCGACCCGTCGCGAGAGCCAGCAGATCCCGTTGTTCTCTCCGCCTTCTGCGTTCTTCTGCAGAACGAACTTGCCGGGGACGTCGAGCTCGATTGCCAGCGCGCCGGCATCGACCTCCGGCACGGTGACCTCGATCCGATCCTGACCCTTGGGAACGACGGCACCCTTGCCGAAGATCTCCGCCCAGCGGCCGCTGAACTCGTTGACGGCCCAGAACTGGACGTTCGGGGCCATGACGAACTCCTGGTTGTGTGCGTGCACGTCACCGGACCACGTGACCGTCAGCACCTCTCCGGGACGCACGCGGGTGCCAGGGGCCGGCGAGGTGATTCGGACCTCGGCAGGGCAGGGAAGGTCGAGGCTCGTCGATCCGCCGGCGTCGCTCCCCCGGATCTCGAGGGTCTTGCCGGCCCCGACCTCGGCGAACCGGCTGTCGAGCGGCGGCTCGAAGAATCCCTGGAGAATGACGTTCTCCGAGAGCGCCGTCCCGTTGATCGCCATGGCACCCTCGCTCGTCCACTCGCCATTCCGCAGCAGGCTGACGATGCCAGTGAGGTTCGACTCGCCGGGGAAGGGGGTATCGACGATCCGCAGCCCGAGGGCTGCGCTGAGAACGAGGCCCCGGCTGTCATTCTCCCCGTGCGACCCGCCCTCACCCGGTCCGGATCCGCCACGCCCGCCACTCCCGCCTCGCCCCCCGGTTCCTCCCGGGTCGTCTCCGCCTTCCCCGCTCCCTGCGCCGCAGCCCGAAAGGAAGCCCACCGCAGCCGCCACTGCCATCCAACGCGTCATGACCGATCTCCCACCGAGAGTGTGCGGGCTCTCTCCCATGGGGCGCCGGCGGACCAATAGGAGATTTCGGACGTCGCCGCCGAGCTCGACCGCGGCGCGATTCCTCCAACGGGACGGATCCTTGTGTCAGGATGCGTACACCGCACGACAGGGGACGGCGCATGGACTGGAGGCTGCAACTGCTGCGGCAGGCGAGGCTCTACGGGCCCGACGGCGCCTCGGTGGAGCTCGATCGGAAGACGGCGGCGCTCCTGGCCTATCTCTCACTCGAGGGTCCCTCCTCGCGCTCCCGCATCGCGGGTCTGCTCTGGCCCGATTCCGGCGACGCGCGGGCCCGCGCCAACCTGCGGCAGGCGCTCTCGCGGCTCCGCCGGCTCGCCGGTGGACCGCTCGTGGAGTCCGGCGATCCGCTCCGTCTCGCCGCCCGGGCGGAGGTGGACGTCCTCCGGCTCCAGACCAGCGCCTTCGCTGGCGCGCCGGTGGAGACGCCCTTTCGCGATCGGATCCTTCCGGATTGCGAGTTCCCCGACTGCCCCGAGCTCTCCGATTGGCTCGCGGCGTCTTCCGATGACCTGCGCCGGTTGGTGCTCTCGGCCTGGGAGGCCGAAGCGGATCGGCTCGAGCGCCTGGGCGAGGCGCGGGCTGCCCTCGATCGGGCCCAGCGCGCTCTGGCGCTCGACTCGTTCTCCGAGCGGGCCCACCGCCGCGTCATCCGGCTGCACTACCTGCTCGGAGATCGTTCCGCGGCCCTCGGGTCCTACGAGCGCTGCCGGCAGGTGCTCGCCGAGGAGCTCGGCGTCGAGCCGCTTCCCGAGACCCGCGAGCTGGCCAGGCTGGTGGAGCGCGGCGCGCTACCGACCGCCGCAGGCAGGGAAGGGCCCGAAATTCCGGTGTCCGTTCTCCGGCCCCCGCGCATCGTCGGCAGGGAGCGTGAGCTCGCTCGCATGGAAGCTGCGTGGAACGCCGGCCGCATCGTCTTCCTCGCCGGGCCGGCGGGTATCGGCAAGAGCCGGCTCGCTCTCGATTTCGCCGCCTCGAAGGGCGCCGTCCTGGTGGTGGAGAGCCGCCCGGGCGACGTCCGGGTTCCGTATGCCTCCCAGAGCCGCGGTGTCCGGCAGGTGCTTTCGTCGTACCCCGACGTGGTCCTTCCGGATTGGGTGCGCCGCGAGCTCTCCCGGATGATTCCGGAGCTGGCCCGTGGGGAGGCGCCGATCCCGCGCCTCGGCGATCGCGGCGGCCGGCTTCGCTTCTACCAGGCCCAGGTCGAGCTTCTGCGGCTGCTGCGGGGCAGCCGACCGGTCCTCTTCGTCGACGACCTGCAGTTCTGCGATCCCGACAGCGGCGAGATCGGCCACTTCATGTTTTCCAACCATCCCGTCGATGGGGAGGAGGGGGCGATCCGGCCGATCATCACCTTCCGGCCGGCGGAGCTCGCCGCGCCCCTCGCGGAGAGCGTGCGGCAGCTCGTCGCCGCCGATCTCGCGGAGGTGGTCGAGCTGCAGCCCCTCGACCAGGACGCCGTGACCGAGCTGCTGCGCGAGCTGGAGCTCTCCGATCTCGCCGAGCACGGAGCCGCGCTCTCGGGCGCGGCCGGAGGAAATCCCGCTCTCCTCCTGGAGCTCGTCAGGAACTCGATCCTCGAGGGCTGGCCAGCGCGGCCCGTACCGCTCCCGCGGGAGCTCCTCCGCTCCCGCTTCGCACGCCTCTCCGCTTCCGCTTTGCGTCTCGCCCAGGTCGCAGCCGTTGCCGGTGAGCTTCTCTCCCCGGACCTCGCCGCGTCCGTTCTCGGCCGCGATCCGCTCGATCTCGCCGAGGCGTGGCGCGAGCTGGAGGAGGCGCAGATCCTCCGAGGCAACCGCTTTTCCCTCGACATGCTGCAGGAGGCCCTGCTCTCGGACCTTCCGAGGCCGCTGGTCGCCCACGTCCATCGGCGGATCGCGTCGTTTCTAGAGCAGAGCGGCGCGGACCCCACCAGCATCGCCCTCCATTGGCAGGGTGCGGGCGACACGGACCGTGCCGCCCCTTACCTCCTGGTCAAGGCGGAGCCTGTCACACCCGGGTGACGCTGCCCCCCCACCGTGGCGCAAACGCTTCGCGATCGGGAAACCGATCCACGGGAGCCGCTGCCCATGGTCGTCCATCGCCCGCTGCCGGAGCCAGAGCGCATGGCTCCGCCTCACGAGCTTCGGGGCCTCACGAACTTCGGTTACACCGCCCTCTTCGGACGGGACGGGCCGGGAGCCTTCGAGCTCTGGCGGCTGCCCGCTGCCGGCGCCCAGCTCGTCTTCGCCGAGCCGCGGGATGGACCCCCACGCCTCTTCGCCTCCGGTCCCCTGCCTCGCGCGCAGCGGCTCTTGCCTTCCCGCGGCCCGATCCGGGCGGCGGGGATCGAGCTCCGCCCGGCAGCGACCTCGCTCCTGCTCGGGGGGATCGCAGCTTCGATCCAGGGCCAGCCTGCCGTGCCCCTCGCCGAGCTCTGGGGGCAGGCGGCGCTCGAGCTGACACATCGACTCGGCCGAGCGCCGCCCGGGGCCCGGCCGGCGATCCTCTTCGAGGCCCTCGAACAGCGGATGCGGCGCGAGCCGCCAGCCAACGTTCTCGTCGTCGCTGCGGTCGAGTTAATCGAGACGACCGCAGGCACCATGCGGATGGATCGAATCGCCGAGCGGATCGGCGTCACCACCCGCCACCTGCTACGCCTCTTCGATCGCCACGTCGGATGCAGCCCCAAGCAGGTCGCGAGGCTCGCCCGATTCGCCAGGCTGCGCTCCCACTTGGCGGGATCCGCGGCCATCGACTGGGCAGGGCTGGCGGCCGAGCTCGGCTATGCCGACCAATCCCACCTAATCGCAGACTTCCGGCGGCTGCTCGGGGAGACACCCGAGCAGTTCCTGTCCCGCCCGCTGCAGCAGCGCGCCCTCGACCTCGGCTGGCTGATCCGACTCCAACTCGGTGCGAAGCCCAGTCCCGAGCTCGTTCAGCCCGCCGCCTTCGCCGGTGCTTCCTGCCGCTCCTCCTGGGAGAACTGCAGCCGGTAGAGCGCGGCGTAGGTTCCACCGCGGGCGAGGAGCTCCTCGTGCCGGCCGACCTCGACCACCTTGCCCTTGTGGAAGACGGCGATCCGGTCCGCGGCGCGGATGGTCGACAGCCGGTGCGCGATGACGATCGACGTGCGCCCTTCCATCACCGCGTCGAGCGCGACCTGGAGCCTCGCCTCGGTGTCGGAGTCGATGCTGGCGGTCGCCTCGTCGAGGATCAGGAGCGGCGCGTCCCGATAGACCGCCCGGGCGAACGCCAGGAGCTGACACTCTCCCGCGCTGAAGTTCGCGCCCCGCTCGTCCACCCGCGCGTCCAGCCCGCCCTCGCGGCTCAGGAAGAGCTCGAGCGCGCCGATCCGGGCCAGCGCGCGCTCGGCCTTCTCGCGATCGGGCTCCGCGTCGGTCATCGCGATGTTGGAGAGCACCGTGCCCGAAAAGAGGAACACGTCCTGCGGCACCACGGAGAAGAGGCGCCGGAGCTCCTGTGGCGAATAGCTCCGCACGTCCCGACCGAGGACGCGCACGGTCCCGGATCCAGCCTCGTAGAGCCGGAGCAGCAGGCTCGCGACCGTCGTCTTTCCCGCGCCGGTGGCGCCTACCAGCGCGAGCTTCTCGCCGCGGCGTGCCGACAGGCTCACCCCGCGCAACACCGGGACGCCCGGCTTGTACTCGAAGCTCACGTCTTCGAGGGCGACGGCCTCGCCGGACAGGTCTCCCTCCGCTGCGACAGCGTCGGCGGGCTCGGGCGCGAGGACATCCGTTTCGTCCAGCAGGCCGAAGACCCGCTCCGCGCCCGACATCGCGCTCTGCAGCACGGTGTAGCGGTTCGAGAGCAGGCTCACGGGCTGGAAGAACTGACGTACGTACTGGGTGAAGGTGACGATCAGCGCGAAGTCGACCGCGTTCGCACCCAGGCGGTGGAAGCCCGCCCACCATAGGATGCTCGCCAGGCAGAGCGTGCTCACCATCTCGATGGCCGCGTCCAGAACGGCCTCGTAGTAGACGGCCCGCTTGTTCGCATCGCGGTAGGGGACGTTGATCCCGTCCAGCTCGGCCGCCATCGCCTCTTCGCGAGCGAAGGCCTGCACGACGGCGATGCCGGTCACCTGCTCGCCGAGGAACGCGTTCAGCCTCGCCGTCTTCGCGCGGATCTCCCGGTAGGCGGCGCGCGACCTTCGACGAACGAAGTCGACGATCACGCCCACCACGGGCAGCGAGGCGAAGGTGATCAGCGAGAGACGCCAGTCCAGCACCAGCATCATCGCGACGATCGCAACGAGCGACACCAAGTCGCCGACCGCGTTCAGCACGCCGGACGAGAACATCTCGCCCACCGCGTCGACGTCGTTCGTCGATCGGGTCACCAGCCGGCCGATGGGGGTGCGATCGAAGTAGCGGAGCGTGAGGCGCTGGTAGAAATCGAAGACACTGGCGCGCAGGTCCGCCATCGCCCGGGCGCCGGCGAGCTGCATCGTGTACGTCTGCAGGAAGGTGAGGAGCTGGATGACGACCAGCAGCGCGGCGAGGACCACGCCGTTCCGCAACAGGCCCGAGGCGTCCTTCTCCGCGGCGCGGTTCACCACGTCGCCCATCAGCAGGGGCTGAAAGAGCTGGAGTCCCGTCTGCACGAGGAGCGCCGCCAGCGAGAGGGCGAGCACCTTGCGGTGGGGGCGGATATAGGGCCAGAGCCGGCGCAGCATCCGTCCGTCGTAGGCCTTGCCCATCGCGCCTTCCTCGTGGAAGGCGCGGAGCTTCTCCGTGGCGCCGCCCGCCGGCGCGCTTCGAACGGCAGGCGCGCTCAGAGCGTTTGAAGAATTCGGTCCCGCAGGAGCGGGCCCGACTTCTTCAGCCGCGCTCCGCGCGGAGACGCTCTTCTTTTCGTCTGCTCCGCCTTCGGCTCCGCGAGAGCTCGCGATTTCATCCCGAGCTCTCATTCGGTCCCTCCGCTCGCGCGCGAGGGCGCGAATTCCTCCAGCTCGCCTTGACGCTGCTGCTCCGCGGCGAAGGCGGCGTAGATGCCGTTCGCGCGGAGCAGGCTCTCGTGCGAGCCGCGCTCCACTACCCGCCCCTCGTCCAGGACCAGGATCGAGTCGCAGCGGGCGGCGGCCGCGACCCGGTGGGTGATCAGCACCACCGTCCGCCGCTGCGCCTGCCGCTCGATCGCGTCGAGGATCGCCGCCTCCGTCCGCGCGTCCACCGCGCTGAGCGGATCGTCGAGGATCAGGATCCGGGGTTCCCACACCATGGCGCGGGCGAGCGCGACCCGCTGCTTCTGGCCGCCCGAGAGCTGCACGCCGCGCTCCCCCACCACCGTGTCGAAGCGCTCGGGGAGCGAGAGAACCTCTTCGA
The Vulgatibacter incomptus DNA segment above includes these coding regions:
- a CDS encoding aldehyde dehydrogenase family protein, giving the protein MRKEGILQLAQGLDWDTLAGKARAAAPEAFASDGDPLNLIRGDWEAHGRPKAFHSPVDGSTLGSFPMLDPETARSAVQAAAAEFDGWKRVDLDERRRRISACLSQMRAHRELFAGLLVWEIGKPYDQALVSVDRCVAGVEWYVEQAESLLGSRKPLGLVSNIASWNYPMSVLMHAVLVQLLVGNVAIAKTPSDGGLFTLTLAMAMARREGLPVSLVSGSGRQLSEALVRGDAVDCLSFVGGKDTGRDIVASLLDRNKRYMLEMEGVNAYGIWHFSDWKGLKAQLRKGFEYGKQRCTAYTRYVVEKRLFPKFLEMYLELVGELRFGHPLLVGQPGDPPPTIAFGPLINDRSVEALNAKVSEALSLGAVAIHERSLDDGHFLPGQDTSAYFAPVALMNVPRPCKLYHAEPFGPVDTFVLVNGVEELVAEMNVSNGALVASIACDDPTEAQEIAGELRAFKVGINRTRSRGDREETFGGIGASWKGCFVGGKYLVHALTQGEPGEPLYGNFPDRTLLPTDNR
- a CDS encoding ABC transporter ATP-binding protein yields the protein MGKAYDGRMLRRLWPYIRPHRKVLALSLAALLVQTGLQLFQPLLMGDVVNRAAEKDASGLLRNGVVLAALLVVIQLLTFLQTYTMQLAGARAMADLRASVFDFYQRLTLRYFDRTPIGRLVTRSTNDVDAVGEMFSSGVLNAVGDLVSLVAIVAMMLVLDWRLSLITFASLPVVGVIVDFVRRRSRAAYREIRAKTARLNAFLGEQVTGIAVVQAFAREEAMAAELDGINVPYRDANKRAVYYEAVLDAAIEMVSTLCLASILWWAGFHRLGANAVDFALIVTFTQYVRQFFQPVSLLSNRYTVLQSAMSGAERVFGLLDETDVLAPEPADAVAAEGDLSGEAVALEDVSFEYKPGVPVLRGVSLSARRGEKLALVGATGAGKTTVASLLLRLYEAGSGTVRVLGRDVRSYSPQELRRLFSVVPQDVFLFSGTVLSNIAMTDAEPDREKAERALARIGALELFLSREGGLDARVDERGANFSAGECQLLAFARAVYRDAPLLILDEATASIDSDTEARLQVALDAVMEGRTSIVIAHRLSTIRAADRIAVFHKGKVVEVGRHEELLARGGTYAALYRLQFSQEERQEAPAKAAG
- a CDS encoding AraC family transcriptional regulator, encoding MVVHRPLPEPERMAPPHELRGLTNFGYTALFGRDGPGAFELWRLPAAGAQLVFAEPRDGPPRLFASGPLPRAQRLLPSRGPIRAAGIELRPAATSLLLGGIAASIQGQPAVPLAELWGQAALELTHRLGRAPPGARPAILFEALEQRMRREPPANVLVVAAVELIETTAGTMRMDRIAERIGVTTRHLLRLFDRHVGCSPKQVARLARFARLRSHLAGSAAIDWAGLAAELGYADQSHLIADFRRLLGETPEQFLSRPLQQRALDLGWLIRLQLGAKPSPELVQPAAFAGASCRSSWENCSR
- a CDS encoding antibiotic biosynthesis monooxygenase family protein produces the protein MHEVHIDPSSHPNHIYRIDNFSIPEAARSEFERAMRRSLAFLQTQPGFRGHVAFSKLGGPTKFQYVTIAVWESQAAFEHAKDAMKVYAKEIGFDAAAKLAEWGAEAELGAYLASPDLQ
- a CDS encoding GrpB family protein, whose protein sequence is MPPPIKVKLVPHDPRWAEAAAEETEDLAKALGSVLLRVHHVGSTAIPGIRAKPVLDLMPVVSSLAELDAKRSALEALGFSWWGEYGLPGRRYCTKDDPVTGDRLVQLHCYVEGSEEIERHVAFRDYMRAHADVAHAYDEEKARCQRLHPDDSHAYSDCKNDWIQRAQAEALARFPRS
- a CDS encoding BTAD domain-containing putative transcriptional regulator, coding for MDWRLQLLRQARLYGPDGASVELDRKTAALLAYLSLEGPSSRSRIAGLLWPDSGDARARANLRQALSRLRRLAGGPLVESGDPLRLAARAEVDVLRLQTSAFAGAPVETPFRDRILPDCEFPDCPELSDWLAASSDDLRRLVLSAWEAEADRLERLGEARAALDRAQRALALDSFSERAHRRVIRLHYLLGDRSAALGSYERCRQVLAEELGVEPLPETRELARLVERGALPTAAGREGPEIPVSVLRPPRIVGRERELARMEAAWNAGRIVFLAGPAGIGKSRLALDFAASKGAVLVVESRPGDVRVPYASQSRGVRQVLSSYPDVVLPDWVRRELSRMIPELARGEAPIPRLGDRGGRLRFYQAQVELLRLLRGSRPVLFVDDLQFCDPDSGEIGHFMFSNHPVDGEEGAIRPIITFRPAELAAPLAESVRQLVAADLAEVVELQPLDQDAVTELLRELELSDLAEHGAALSGAAGGNPALLLELVRNSILEGWPARPVPLPRELLRSRFARLSASALRLAQVAAVAGELLSPDLAASVLGRDPLDLAEAWRELEEAQILRGNRFSLDMLQEALLSDLPRPLVAHVHRRIASFLEQSGADPTSIALHWQGAGDTDRAAPYLLVKAEPVTPG
- the prpB gene encoding methylisocitrate lyase codes for the protein MSSPGERFRAAVREEIPLQVVGAINALHALLAQRAGFRAIYLSGGGLAASSLGLPDLGITTLDDLLIDLRRLTDVCELPLLVDVDTGFGPSAFNIARTTRAVIKAGAAAMQIEDQVGAKRCGHRPHKAIVSREEMVDRIKAAVDARTDPSFVIMARTDAVAVEGEEAAIERAVACVEAGADMVFPEAIPSLELYRRFSDAVKVPILANLTEFGVTPLFTTAELASAGVSMALYPLSAFRAMNQAADGVYRAIRRDGTQQHVVEAMQTRAELYEVIGYQAFEEKLDALFRKGGEP